One Paenibacillus sp. SYP-B4298 genomic window, GTGACTACTTTTACATATACCGATTCCATCAGCCAGACCAAGGCTGATCTGATTGTCGTCTTCGTAACGCCGTCCGATCTCAAGCAGGCTGGCGTTGATACAGCACCGCTCGTCCATCCGGCAGTTGACGCGGCACTGTATGACAGCTATGCGCGTTCGCTGTTCGCTGCCAAGCCGCAGGAGGTGCAACTGATTCCGACATTAGGGCTTGTAGATGCGCCCTATGTCGCTTATATCGGCCTGGAGCCATCACCGCTCTCCGCAAGCTCATTGCGTGAGGCTGCCGCTGCTGCGGCTCGCACCGCTGCGCGCCTCAAGGCCGAGCAGGTGCAGATTCGGGTGCGTCAGGATATTGCGGACGGCCCAGGCGGCTTGGAGCCGCAGCAGGCGGCACAGGTGCTGACGGAGGGCTTTCTGCTGGCGCAATATCGGCGCAGGTCGCTAAGCCGTGAAGCGAAGCCTGCACATCAGGCGCTCGCGGTAGAGTGGGTGCTGACACCGTCAGATGCTGGCGATGTGAGCAGCCAATGGGAGACTGGCATTCGTCGCGGCAAGCATTTCGCTGAGGCTACCTGCTACGCACGGGACTTGACCAATCTTCCCGGCAATCAACTGACACCGGAGGGGCTGGCGGAGGAGGCTGAACGTCTGGCTGAGCGTCTCGAGCTGGAGATTGAGGTGCTGGACGAGTGGTCGGCCGCTGAGCAAGGCATGGGCGGTCTGCTGGCAGTCGGACAGGGCAGCATCAACCCGCCGCGGATGATTATACTGCATTACAAGGGCAACGAGCAGAGTGACGAAACCTGGGGATTGATCGGCAAGGGCATCACCTTCGATACAGGCGGCATCTCGCTCAAGAAGGCAGAGGGCATGGAGGAGATGATCTCCGATATGGGCGGCGCGGCTGCAGTGCTGGGCGCGATGCAGATTATCGGCGAGCTGAAGCCGCAGATCAATGTCGTGGCCGTCATTCCGTCGGCAGAGAATATGCCTTCGGATCGAGCGGTCAAGCCAGGCGACATCATTACAACCATGAGCGGCCGCACGATCGAGATGATCAATACCGATGCCGAGGGGCGGGTTGTGCTTGCAGATGGACTGACCGCTGCGATCAGACGCGGCGCGACGAAGCTGATCGATGTTGCGACGTTGACAGGAGCGGTCATGGTGGCGCTCGGCAATGTAGCGACCGGGGCCATCTGCAACGACGAGACGTTGGTACAACAGGTGATCAAGGCCGGCCATCGCGCAGGCGAGCCGATCTGGCCGCTGCCGAATTACCCGGAATATCGCAAGCAGTTGCATAGCGACGTTGCGGATCTGAAGAATACCGGAGGCAGATTGGCAGGGACGATCACTGGCGGCTTGTTCATCGGCGCCTTCGCTGAGGAGAAGCCGTGGGTTCATCTGGATATTGGCGGCACGGCCTGGCTGGAGAAGGAGCGCGGTGTTCACACGAAGGGAGCCACCGGCGTCATGGTGCGAACCTTGGCAGAGCTGCTGCTGTAGTCCCTTAGGTTCATAGTAGTCAGGCAGGGTCTGCATGCGCTATAAAGCTGTACAGAGAAGGCAATATTGACATCTTAAGAGGAGTTCATGTTTATGAACATATGGCAGCGTATGACAGCCGCTCCTGGCAGACGGCCCTCTACCGAGCAGCGCAGAAATTTGCGCATCATCGTAGTAGAGGGCATACCGGCAACGATTATCGCCAACCTGCTTGGCGGCCCGATTCTAACCGCTTATCTGCTCTATTTGGGGGCGAGCTCTGCGGAGGTAGGGCTTGTGATGGCTCTACCTCCACTGGCGAATCTGGTTCAGATTATGGTGGCGTATTATATGCAGCGCTTCGATAACCGGAGGCTGCTGCTGTTCTACTTCGGCAGCAGCCATCGGTTGCTATGGGTAGCTACTGGCTTTATCCCGTTTGTCGTTGCGGACAGCTACCAGATTGGCGTGTTTATTGTACTGTACGCGCTTTCCTTTATTATGGCTTCTTCATCGGGTGTATTTTGGTCATCGCTCGTAGCCGACATTGTTCCTTCACTGGTAAGAGGACGATACTTTGGCATTCGCAATATGATCTTGTGGGCAGCGGCGAGCCTGTCGCTCATCATCGGTGGTCAAATTCTGGAATCGATGAAGGAGGGGACAGGCTTTGTCGTCCTGTATGCGATCAGCGCTGTCTGCATGGTGTGGAATGCTGTCGAGCTGTGGCGCTATCCTAACCCTCCATTTCAAAAGTCGGGCGAGACGGGCAAGGCCGGGCTGTTCCTCAAGCCCCTGCGCGACAGAGCGTATATTAAGGCCACGCTATTTATTTCGCTGTTCATCCTGATTCAAAATATCGTTGTGCCGCTATTCTCTTACGTCATGCTCGATGTGATGAAGATTAGCTACATGCAAGTGACAGCTATAACATCGGTGCAGATGATTGTGATGATGATCAGCTACTATTATTGGGGCAATCTGAATGCAAGGTTTGCGACGAAGACGCTGATGCTGTGGTGTCTGCCGATCATCGGAGCAGCTTGTGTGCTGTGGGCGGGTCTGGAGCTTCTCCCTGCGCTTCTGGTACTGACATTGGTTCATATTTTGCTTGGGATCGGGCTGGGAGGGTACAATCTGCTGGCCTTCAACTTCATGATTGGCGATACCCCGAAGGCGGATCGTCCGATGTATGTGGCCATGTTCTCGGCGCTGACCGGTATTACCGGCTTCATCGGCCCGCTGATCGGCGGCATGATCTATAAGAAGCTGGAGACATGGCCGTTATGGGTGGCCAGCTATGGCGTATCTACTGCGGCTGGTGTGCTGCTGCTCGTACTCGCTTTGCTGCTGGGGCCTGTGATCTTGAAGGCTCCACGTCGCAATGCGGATGCCATGGAGGGCCAGCAGCCGCTTGGCTAGCACCTGCCACGACTTGAGAGGAACCAAGAAGCGAAGCTTATAATCTGTCTTTCTGCTATGCTGCTGATGGACATTGCGCAACATGCTAACAGCCAGAGGCATTGGAGCCTCTGGCTGTTTATGTACCTGATCCTGCAGTGAGCAGGATGGCAGGAATCAGGGTTACATTACACGACGAGCGGTGACGTAGGTTTTATCCCAGGTGCTTCCTTTGAATGTAGAGATGGTCACCCCTATGCCCTTGCGATACGTGTGAAGTATCTTGTTGTTGCCCATATAGATGGAGACGTGATTAATGCTGCCATCACGATTGGTATCGGAGAAGATAAGATCGCCAGGCTGTAGCTGGCTCTTGGAGACGAAGCGTCCAGACTTGGACTGCGATTTGGATGAACGCGGAAGCGAGATGCCAACCTGCTTGTACACATATTGAGTAAACGAAGAGCAATCAAAGGATCTTGTCTGTCCTGCCGAAGCACCAAAAACATAAGGGGTGCCAAGATAGCGCTTGCCTACGGAAATCACCTTGCTGGCTGTGGACGATGCCGATGCGGTAGCGGCCTCTACCTGCTTAGGAGCGATGAGTGTGCTGCCACTGAAGGCAACGGTCAGACTTAACGTAATGCCTGCAATGTATTTGCCGATCTTTCTGGATGTTAAATTCATGATGTCCTCCCATTCGTGGTAAAAATAATGGATTTGTTTTTGCCTGTCCTTACTTTACCACAAATAAAAACCCCACCATTTACCAATGTTAGCGAAAATCCCTTTATTTCCTATGCTTCGTAGCAATTATTAGAAATACATGAGAAAAAATTAAAGTTTAGCCTATTGACAAGAATATTAGACCGTTTTCCGCTTCTTATGGCGCAGGACCAGACCCAGATTTACAATAAATTTGCACAATTTAAACATAATAATCAATTGCGTATATAGGCCGAAAAAACTATAATGTAATTTATGAAAGCGATTACATATATGGGGTGAGAACCAGCTTCAGATGATAATGCTTGAAGACGTTGCATGACAAAGCGGAATAGCGAGGGGTTTTCAATGAGTAAGAATAAGGACAGAATTCGAATATCTGTTCGTCAAAAAATTATGATCTTTCTATGCATTGCGATTACTGCAATGGGAGTTGCTTACGGCGTTCAGACCGTCATGTTCTCAAGATACATCTCCCAATACAATGGGGTGCTGGATAGCATCACACTCGTTAATGCGCTCAGCGGCGAGCTGGATACACGTCTAAGCGACGAGGTCTACAGTATGGCCATCGGCAAGAAGACGGTGGAGGATGGAGAGCATCACAAGCTGGTGGATGCGATCCAGGATCGACTGCAGCAGCTAGAGAAGGGAGAGCATGATGAGCAGGTTCTCAGCGGGCTGGACTCATTAAGACGAATTACACAGGGGCTGGAGGAGCAAATGGTTGTGTTCGAGCAGGCGCTCGCAACTGGAAGCAGCTATGACGACAGTCTGAAAACGGTAGATACCGTTGAAGAAATTATGGCGCTAATGCGCGAGGAGACGCAAAATACATTGTATTGGAAGCTGAAGGACAGCCAGCAGCTACAGCAGCAGGTCAGCACTGCCTTTCGCAGCAATACATCGATAACGATGACGTTATTCGTTATATTGCTGCTTGTGATGCTGCTTGGAGGATGGCTCCTCTCAACACGTATGTCTACCGCCATCAAGCAATTGAGCAGCAAGGCCTCTCTAGCAGCCTCGGGCGATCTGACGGGCGGTGCAGTGACGGGCAGCAGCAGGGATGAGATCGGAACGCTGTCCCAATCCTTTAATAATATGTTTGATCATCTGAAGTCGGTTATTATCCGGGTACGGGATGCCAATCAGCAGGCGGCGCATGTCACATCGGATATTAGCAGCCATGCTACAAATAATCGGCGTGCGGGGGCAGACATCGTGAAGGCCTCTCAAGAGATTGCCGTGGCGCTGGCTGAGCAATTCGAGGCGGTTCATGGCGCTGCACAGGATATGCAGCATATGACCCAAGCCGTAGAAGGGCTGAGGAGCAACTCAGAGCGCATCTCCCGAAGCTCCGACCAGGCTCTGGACATGGCCAAGAACGGAACGGCTTACTCGGATGAGCTCATGCAGGGCATTCAGCGGGTATCCCAGTCCTTTGAACAGGCTTCTGCACAAACAGAGCGGCTAAGTACACTGGCAGGGGAGATGCTGGAGATGTCGCGCGAGATTCGCAGGCTGTCGGTGACGACGGGCATTCTGGCGCTCAACGTAGGCATAGCCGCCGCCCGCAGTAAGGATGGTGAACAGAGCTTCAAGGTACTGGCAGGGGAGATCAATCAGTTGGCTCGACAGTCCCAACGGCTGGCCTCTCATATAGAGGAGCATACCGGAGCTGCAGGGCTGCTGGTGAGTGATGTACAGCGCCAGATGAAAGAGAGTGAACACAAGCTGCATCAGGCATCAGGCAAAGCGAAGGATACGCGAGATTACTTCTATGCCATCGTCCAATCTAACGTCGCTATCCATGGCGAGCTGGGCACGATCCATCAGCAGATCTCCGGCATCTCATCAGGGCTGCAGGAATTCCAGGGCGTCATCCACAGGCTGGAGGGGCGTTCGGATCAGATTCGGATGGAGGCTCATACGATTCACAGCATGGTACAGGAGCAGAGCGTATCGTTGGAGGGCATGCTGTCCTCGTCGGATCATCTGATGTATGCGGTTCGGGGGATGGCCGATGAGGTCAATCGCTTTGAAGTCTAGCCCTATCCGAATCGTTGCAGCACATCGCAGCGCCAGCATGCCACAATGAATTACTCCGTCATGGGGGACAGCGGCGCCTGCTCGCTCAGCACCTGCTCTACTTTCGATATGTGCTGTTCCATTAGAGAAGCCGCTTCCGCCGCGTCGCGCTGTGCAATCGCACGGACGATAGCCTGATGCTCGCTTAGCAGGCGCTCAGCGGATGAGCGCTGAGCATAGAACCATAGGGCGCGTGTATCGCGCATCGTATCATGGAACTGTTCAGACAGCGACGCCATAAAGTCGATCAGTATCGGATTGTGAGTGGCCTCAGCGATCGCTTCATGCAATTGGATGTCCGTCTGCTCGCTGCGCGTCTCATTATCCAGATGGAGCTCCATCTCTTCAAGGAGGAGGTGCAGTCGTCTTAGATCGGATTCGCTCCGGTTGTGGCAAGCGAGCTGGGCGCAGCCTGTCTCCAGCACCCGTCGCACCTCCAGTATATGCTTGATGGAGTTGGCTCGGTGAAGCCACGACTCCGGGGAGGCGGCATACGGATGGACATAGCGCTCAGCAGCGGCCTGGACATAGGTGCCGCTGCCTTGGCGGACATCCAGCAGGCCGATCGTCTTCAGCGAGGTGAGCGCCTCGCGAATCGTCGATTGGCCTACTTTATACTGCCTGGCCAGCTCGACAACGGAGGCGAGCTTGTCTCCCTCCTTCAATATCCCTTCCTCAATCTGTCTCTTGATGCTCTGCATGACCCAATCCGAGCTTTTGAGTGGTCGATCCTGATGCGGATTCATTCGTTCATAGCCTCCGTTCCTATAGAGGACACAATCTTAGGCGATAGCCGTTTACGCTTGATATAGAAGAAGTATAGTTTAGGTCTATACTAGCCTTCTATATCTACGCGAAACGAAGCTTTGCCAGTCAAGGACGGCGACAGCCGTTTACGCTTGATATAGAAGAAGTATAGTTTAGGTCTATACTAGCCTTCTATATCTACGCGAAACGAAGCTTTGCCAGTCAAGGACGGCGATAGCCGTTTACGCTTGATTATATCAAAGTTTTGCCTGGCGGCCTATCTATGGTCACGGAGGTATGTCCTAATGCATGTCCAGTTGCTGATCCAGCCAGCCAAACAGCAAGGCAACGAATTGGGACGGGCCGGGCAACTGCGGATTGAATACGAGGGCAAGAGCCAGCAGGGAGGCAACGACGGTGATGCTTGCTGCAACAACTCGCTCCTGCTTCCGGGATGCGCTGCGAAGCTCAACGAAGAGTATGGCTGCGGTAAGCAGCAGGATGCCTATTACGGAGGCCGATTTCATCGCTATCCACTCCTTGCTGTATCATGTGCTCGATCTGTTCTTAACAGTCGAATTAAGAGATTAGCTGTCCTCCTGATCCGGAATGCCCTGTGGCTCGGTAGATTTGCCAGTGCGGACGATGACTGTTCTCACGCTGATCTCCGTCTCCACCTGAGGAAAAATCTGCTCCCAGTTGGCCTTATTCTGCAGCCATTGCTTTGGATAGTGTCTGCGGAATTCAACGGCGAACTTGAAGAAGTCGGTTTTTAGCTGCTTTTGCGCCATATGAAGCGCCATTTGAGCGTAGCCCTCCAATTTCTTCTCCCAGGCTTTCTCTAGAACCTTCCTGAACTTCGCATCCGACAGGGTCATGTCTGTCGTATTAAGCACGACCTCGCCCTCTGACTCAATATGAATCTTCATCTTCCACTTGCCGCCTGTAATCTGCGGGTTCATCGTTGCCCGCATATTGATGGGGCGGATGGAGACGCCGCCCTTGTAGTCCTCCACCTCTGTCGGCATAATAATATTATTTAATTCATTGGCAAGCATTAGCACCCCAATCGTTAGGGGCTCATCGATCGTTTTGATGTACCGATCATTTTTGTACAAGCTCAGTCCTCGAACAAAAGGATCGCTGGCGTATTGGTTCTGTCCGGGTTCGGGAGGAAGCCGAAGCAACTGGGTCAATATGACAGAGCGAGAAGGCCCCTCAATGGATTGCGCCAGCTCCAGGACAGTGATGCGGGTGCCCAGCTTCAGATTGCCCATCTCTCGCAGCGATTCCGCGGAGCTCCGCTCCAGAGGAGGGAGCAGCTCCAGGAGTGACTTGGCATCCTCTCCAGCAGAGAACACATAGGCGTGCTCGCGGAATTGGGGATAACGAAGCAAGAAGTCGATAAACTCGCGCAAGCCGTGCTTGCCGGCGGCTTTGCTGATGACGAGCACTTCACAATGTCCCCAGAACACATTGCGAGATACCTTTCGCTGCAGTCGGTTCAAGGCTTCAGCGATCGTAATGCCCTCCGCGGTTCGCGTCATCGTCACTCCGCTCGGACTCCCCTCGAGGCTTCCGCTGCCTCCAGAGCCAGTGCCTGCCTTGCGCGGGATGAAGAACTGCGCAGTAAGCTGCACCTTATTGTCGGCATAGTCGATGCCGGTGGCCAGGACGATCGCCAGATCGTTCACTTCAATCCTGTCCCAGCATCCCGAGAGCAGCAGGCTGCAGAGCACCGGGAGCAGGGCGAGCCTTCCGACCTGGGCTAACCCGCGGCGCATTGCATGGCACCCCTTCATCTTCATGCAGGCCTCCTCTTCTTATTGTTCTGTCCCCATGCTTGCTTGATCAATGCCACGAGGTAGATGACAGCCGGCAGGACGAGAAGAAACATCATCGTATACACATTGCCTGATGCGCCCAGCGCTTTCGATACATCCGGCTGCCCGGAGACGACCCAATAGGAATAGACCAGGCACAAGAATGCAATGGGAGCAACGAGCGGTCTATAGCTCTGCAGGCCAAACACCTCGGAGGCAGAGACGACCAAAATGTATAGAAACACAGATATTTTCACGAAGATGCCCAGTATCCAGACTGCAATAATGACGGCCTCGATATGTTGGAGGAAGTCCGCAATGGTGATGTAACGAGCCGCAATCATAACCGGGAAGGCAAAGCTGTCGGTCAGATCGCCAATCAGCATCAGACAGAACATATTGGATATCACCATCGTAGCGGTTGTGATGCCCAGCGACCATAGCATGATTCGAGTCATGTGCTGCTTTTTCTTATTGGTGACGTAAGGCAGCAGGAAGGCCAGCACAATATACTCGCTTAACCAGGCACTGGGCCCGATGGCCCCCTTCAGTGTAGGCAGTAGTCCCTTTTCCATGAAAGGGAGAAGCTCCCCGATGTGAAGTTCCCCAGTCAGCAGCAGAAAGGTCAGAGATAGCAGTAGGATGAGGATCGGGACGAAGACCTGAGAGGTGCGGCCTATGACCTCGATGCCTAGCCTTACATTAATCGCACATACAGCAATCATCGTACCCATAATGATAAACATCGGAGTTCGTGGCAATGCACTGCTCGAGATAAATTCTCCATACTCACGGAGAATCATGCCGATCAGATGCGGCAGATAGAGCAGAAAGGCCAGACCGATCAGCTTGCCAGGCAGCCAACCGGCAATCTGTATACTGGATTGAATGATTGTCATGCCGGGATATAGCCGATTCAGTCCTAGGGAGATGCCGATTGCACTCAGTCCGACCAATGCACCCCAGATCGGGGAGAGCCACATGTCATGACCGGCATAGTGCATGGTCATGCTCGGCACAGACAAGATAGAGGTTGCAAGAATGGTCGGAAAGATCATGCAGGCCAGTTGTATGGCGGAAATTTTGCCTTGCTCGATTAACATAGTGATTCCTCCTTGCCGAGCCAGCGGTTTGTTGCAGGGGTCAACGTCATAGCCTACCGAGTCTTGTTCCAAGGCGGCATGCGCCACCATACGTCCTTGAGCCGTACACTGGAGAGCGGTGCAGCCGGAGACAGATAAGGGATACCGAAGGAACGAAGACTGCACAGATGGATGACGATGAGAATAATGCCCAGCATAACGCCGGTCAGCCCCAATGTGCCAGCCAGCAGCATCATCGGGAAGCGCAGCAGCCGGGAGACAATGCCTGCCGCATAGCGGGGAATCATGAAAGAAGCGATGCCTGTCATAGCGACGATAATAACCATCGGAGCGGAGACGATGCCGGCAGAGGTAGCGGCCTGTCCGATAATGAGTGCGCCGACGATGCTAACCGCAGCGCCGACTTGCTTCGGAAGCCGTACACCTGCCTCGCGCAACGCTTCGAAGGACAGCTCCATGATGAGCGCCTCCACAAGCGCCGGGAAGGGAATCTCCTCCCGGGCTCTGGCGATGCTGAGCAGCAGCACTGTGGGTATCATCTCCTGATGAAAGGTCGTAATCGCTACATAAGCGGACGGCAGCAACAGCGACAGGACATAAAAAAAGTATCGCAGCCAGCGTACAAATACGCTCATATATACATTCTGATAATAATCCTCTGGCGACTGGAGCATGGAAAACAGCGTGATCGGGGCGACCAGGCAAAATGGTGTGCCTTCAACAAGCAGCGCGAACCGTCCCTCTAACAGATTCGAGGCAATGACATCGGGTCGCTCAGAGGCCAGCATCTGCGGGAAAGGCGAGAAGCGCTGATCCACAATGCCCTCCTCGATATATTGGCTCTCCAGAACAGCGCGCATCTGCAGCTTGTCCAGACGCTTCTTGGCTTCCTCCACCAGGGCGGGATCGATAACGCCATCAACATAAGCCAGGACGACATGAGTGCTGGTGAACTCGCCAATGGTCAGCTTGTCCAGCTTCAAAGCGGGGGTCTTCAACCGCTTGCGCAAGAGCGACAGATTCACGGACAGGGCCTCAGTGAAGCCCTCCCGTGCACCGCGTACCGTCGATTCCGCGCCTGGCTCCTCGACCGCCCGGCTGGGCGTCTTGTGCAGCGGATAGGCTTCCGCGCTGGTCTTGCCGTCCAGAAGCAGCACGGCCATACCATTCAGCACGGCTTCGACTACCTCGGATCGGGTCTTAACCTCCTGCTTCGAGGAGAGCGGCACCTGGCGGGAGGCCAGCGGCTGAGCCTCCTTGAGGGTAGCGGGCAGGAATGTTCTGTTGCCGTTATCAGCAGCAGGAAGATGACGTGCAGATGATGCTGCCCGTTCATTGCTCTCCTGCTGATGGATGCCAGGCGGGTAGTTGCCTGGTATCTCTTGTAACGGAGCAAGCACCTGTCGTTCCAGGCGCTCGGTATCGCACAGCCCAGAGCAATAGATGCAGATAGCATGCGCTCCCTGCTTGAGCTGGAAGGGGTGGAATATAATATCCGAGCAGCCCGCGAAGATCATGTGCAGTGCTTTCATGTCGGCATCAAGCAGACCTGTTAAGGGTTCGTCCTGCTGTGCCTGTTCTGTGTCTTGTGCTGTGTCTTCTGCTGTGTCCTGCACTGAATCTTGCACTGAATCTTGCGCTGAATCTTGTGTGCTCATGATAGCCCCCTGCTCCCTGCGAAGTTTAAGACATGTCCTTGAGATAGGTTTGCCTGCGGGTTGTGAAATTATGTGTATAGGAGGG contains:
- a CDS encoding Ger(x)C family spore germination protein, with the protein product MKMKGCHAMRRGLAQVGRLALLPVLCSLLLSGCWDRIEVNDLAIVLATGIDYADNKVQLTAQFFIPRKAGTGSGGSGSLEGSPSGVTMTRTAEGITIAEALNRLQRKVSRNVFWGHCEVLVISKAAGKHGLREFIDFLLRYPQFREHAYVFSAGEDAKSLLELLPPLERSSAESLREMGNLKLGTRITVLELAQSIEGPSRSVILTQLLRLPPEPGQNQYASDPFVRGLSLYKNDRYIKTIDEPLTIGVLMLANELNNIIMPTEVEDYKGGVSIRPINMRATMNPQITGGKWKMKIHIESEGEVVLNTTDMTLSDAKFRKVLEKAWEKKLEGYAQMALHMAQKQLKTDFFKFAVEFRRHYPKQWLQNKANWEQIFPQVETEISVRTVIVRTGKSTEPQGIPDQEDS
- a CDS encoding leucyl aminopeptidase: MNRVTTFTYTDSISQTKADLIVVFVTPSDLKQAGVDTAPLVHPAVDAALYDSYARSLFAAKPQEVQLIPTLGLVDAPYVAYIGLEPSPLSASSLREAAAAAARTAARLKAEQVQIRVRQDIADGPGGLEPQQAAQVLTEGFLLAQYRRRSLSREAKPAHQALAVEWVLTPSDAGDVSSQWETGIRRGKHFAEATCYARDLTNLPGNQLTPEGLAEEAERLAERLELEIEVLDEWSAAEQGMGGLLAVGQGSINPPRMIILHYKGNEQSDETWGLIGKGITFDTGGISLKKAEGMEEMISDMGGAAAVLGAMQIIGELKPQINVVAVIPSAENMPSDRAVKPGDIITTMSGRTIEMINTDAEGRVVLADGLTAAIRRGATKLIDVATLTGAVMVALGNVATGAICNDETLVQQVIKAGHRAGEPIWPLPNYPEYRKQLHSDVADLKNTGGRLAGTITGGLFIGAFAEEKPWVHLDIGGTAWLEKERGVHTKGATGVMVRTLAELLL
- a CDS encoding FadR/GntR family transcriptional regulator, giving the protein MNPHQDRPLKSSDWVMQSIKRQIEEGILKEGDKLASVVELARQYKVGQSTIREALTSLKTIGLLDVRQGSGTYVQAAAERYVHPYAASPESWLHRANSIKHILEVRRVLETGCAQLACHNRSESDLRRLHLLLEEMELHLDNETRSEQTDIQLHEAIAEATHNPILIDFMASLSEQFHDTMRDTRALWFYAQRSSAERLLSEHQAIVRAIAQRDAAEAASLMEQHISKVEQVLSEQAPLSPMTE
- a CDS encoding methyl-accepting chemotaxis protein; this encodes MSKNKDRIRISVRQKIMIFLCIAITAMGVAYGVQTVMFSRYISQYNGVLDSITLVNALSGELDTRLSDEVYSMAIGKKTVEDGEHHKLVDAIQDRLQQLEKGEHDEQVLSGLDSLRRITQGLEEQMVVFEQALATGSSYDDSLKTVDTVEEIMALMREETQNTLYWKLKDSQQLQQQVSTAFRSNTSITMTLFVILLLVMLLGGWLLSTRMSTAIKQLSSKASLAASGDLTGGAVTGSSRDEIGTLSQSFNNMFDHLKSVIIRVRDANQQAAHVTSDISSHATNNRRAGADIVKASQEIAVALAEQFEAVHGAAQDMQHMTQAVEGLRSNSERISRSSDQALDMAKNGTAYSDELMQGIQRVSQSFEQASAQTERLSTLAGEMLEMSREIRRLSVTTGILALNVGIAAARSKDGEQSFKVLAGEINQLARQSQRLASHIEEHTGAAGLLVSDVQRQMKESEHKLHQASGKAKDTRDYFYAIVQSNVAIHGELGTIHQQISGISSGLQEFQGVIHRLEGRSDQIRMEAHTIHSMVQEQSVSLEGMLSSSDHLMYAVRGMADEVNRFEV
- a CDS encoding spore germination protein, giving the protein MSTQDSAQDSVQDSVQDTAEDTAQDTEQAQQDEPLTGLLDADMKALHMIFAGCSDIIFHPFQLKQGAHAICIYCSGLCDTERLERQVLAPLQEIPGNYPPGIHQQESNERAASSARHLPAADNGNRTFLPATLKEAQPLASRQVPLSSKQEVKTRSEVVEAVLNGMAVLLLDGKTSAEAYPLHKTPSRAVEEPGAESTVRGAREGFTEALSVNLSLLRKRLKTPALKLDKLTIGEFTSTHVVLAYVDGVIDPALVEEAKKRLDKLQMRAVLESQYIEEGIVDQRFSPFPQMLASERPDVIASNLLEGRFALLVEGTPFCLVAPITLFSMLQSPEDYYQNVYMSVFVRWLRYFFYVLSLLLPSAYVAITTFHQEMIPTVLLLSIARAREEIPFPALVEALIMELSFEALREAGVRLPKQVGAAVSIVGALIIGQAATSAGIVSAPMVIIVAMTGIASFMIPRYAAGIVSRLLRFPMMLLAGTLGLTGVMLGIILIVIHLCSLRSFGIPYLSPAAPLSSVRLKDVWWRMPPWNKTR
- a CDS encoding C40 family peptidase gives rise to the protein MNLTSRKIGKYIAGITLSLTVAFSGSTLIAPKQVEAATASASSTASKVISVGKRYLGTPYVFGASAGQTRSFDCSSFTQYVYKQVGISLPRSSKSQSKSGRFVSKSQLQPGDLIFSDTNRDGSINHVSIYMGNNKILHTYRKGIGVTISTFKGSTWDKTYVTARRVM
- a CDS encoding GerAB/ArcD/ProY family transporter, whose translation is MLIEQGKISAIQLACMIFPTILATSILSVPSMTMHYAGHDMWLSPIWGALVGLSAIGISLGLNRLYPGMTIIQSSIQIAGWLPGKLIGLAFLLYLPHLIGMILREYGEFISSSALPRTPMFIIMGTMIAVCAINVRLGIEVIGRTSQVFVPILILLLSLTFLLLTGELHIGELLPFMEKGLLPTLKGAIGPSAWLSEYIVLAFLLPYVTNKKKQHMTRIMLWSLGITTATMVISNMFCLMLIGDLTDSFAFPVMIAARYITIADFLQHIEAVIIAVWILGIFVKISVFLYILVVSASEVFGLQSYRPLVAPIAFLCLVYSYWVVSGQPDVSKALGASGNVYTMMFLLVLPAVIYLVALIKQAWGQNNKKRRPA
- a CDS encoding MFS transporter, whose amino-acid sequence is MNIWQRMTAAPGRRPSTEQRRNLRIIVVEGIPATIIANLLGGPILTAYLLYLGASSAEVGLVMALPPLANLVQIMVAYYMQRFDNRRLLLFYFGSSHRLLWVATGFIPFVVADSYQIGVFIVLYALSFIMASSSGVFWSSLVADIVPSLVRGRYFGIRNMILWAAASLSLIIGGQILESMKEGTGFVVLYAISAVCMVWNAVELWRYPNPPFQKSGETGKAGLFLKPLRDRAYIKATLFISLFILIQNIVVPLFSYVMLDVMKISYMQVTAITSVQMIVMMISYYYWGNLNARFATKTLMLWCLPIIGAACVLWAGLELLPALLVLTLVHILLGIGLGGYNLLAFNFMIGDTPKADRPMYVAMFSALTGITGFIGPLIGGMIYKKLETWPLWVASYGVSTAAGVLLLVLALLLGPVILKAPRRNADAMEGQQPLG